From Thermoplasmatales archaeon, a single genomic window includes:
- a CDS encoding nucleotidyltransferase family protein, producing MIGAILAGGFGKRLRPVANNIPKALITIKDEYTIMDRQLLDFSGVGIKDVYVLSGHLGEKIEERYGKESRGIRMHYLKEEKPMGTLYSVRNLISTFGEEDIILRNGDTVTDVNLKKFIEFSRASQYGLVIFAIKMRSPFGIVDLLGDQVGSFKEKPLLNYYMNAGLYYIKKSIFDVFLREYLEKDIERTAFPELAAAKLIGAYKEDTFWIGVDSEKEMEQVREEYKNRTDYTWGYKKTIVDDKNFEISDYFIKSEETVEFHLGDNDIFKVVYGSGVLINQDHRVLKENEITYAKGELKFKALSNSVAETIISRKL from the coding sequence ATGATTGGAGCTATTTTAGCGGGCGGATTTGGAAAGAGACTTAGGCCTGTAGCAAACAACATTCCTAAAGCGCTAATAACCATAAAGGATGAATACACAATTATGGACAGGCAGCTTCTTGACTTCTCGGGTGTTGGAATAAAAGACGTTTATGTGCTTTCTGGCCACCTTGGCGAGAAGATTGAAGAGAGATACGGAAAGGAGAGCAGGGGCATTAGAATGCATTATCTTAAAGAAGAAAAACCGATGGGAACGTTATATTCTGTTAGGAATCTTATATCAACGTTCGGGGAAGAAGACATTATATTGAGAAATGGTGACACTGTCACGGATGTCAACCTTAAAAAATTCATAGAGTTTTCTAGGGCTTCGCAGTACGGTCTAGTGATATTCGCGATAAAGATGAGGAGCCCTTTTGGAATAGTTGATCTTTTGGGTGATCAAGTAGGGAGTTTTAAAGAAAAACCCTTGCTAAATTACTACATGAACGCAGGGCTTTATTATATAAAGAAAAGCATATTCGATGTATTCTTACGAGAGTATCTTGAAAAGGACATAGAAAGAACAGCGTTCCCAGAACTGGCAGCAGCCAAGCTCATTGGAGCATACAAAGAGGACACTTTCTGGATAGGAGTTGACAGCGAAAAGGAAATGGAGCAGGTGAGAGAAGAATATAAAAATCGAACAGACTATACATGGGGTTATAAGAAGACAATAGTTGATGATAAAAATTTTGAGATTTCGGATTACTTTATAAAGTCGGAGGAAACTGTAGAATTCCACTTGGGTGATAATGACATTTTCAAGGTTGTTTATGGCAGTGGCGTATTAATCAATCAGGATCACAGGGTGCTGAAAGAGAATGAGATTACGTATGCAAAAGGAGAATTGAAATTTAAAGCACTATCCAATTCTGTTGCGGAAACTATAATATCACGCAAATTATAA